From the Sphingomonas phyllosphaerae 5.2 genome, one window contains:
- a CDS encoding TonB-dependent receptor plug domain-containing protein, translated as MGKARQSEKFGNATSTAALALMLLATPAAAQQAGALPESTRSAAPATPDTALTATTPAAQEDAPVAASDIVVTGTRITASGFNAPTPTTVIGEAQIQQNAQPNIFTTVAQLPSLQGSTGAATGTFSTSSGAQGLSSFSLRGLGTIRTLTLLDGQRVVGANVTGVPDISQFPQLLIKRVDIVTGGASASYGSDAVGGVINFITDTRFQGAKFNAQTGVSSYGDGGQALVQAALGKSFAGDRLHIVLSGEYAKDQGVGPGNFGETLASGRDWYRATTFVDTGVRDSTNPQFLVRDHGQAYKYTKYGLINNGPLQGIAFDGEGRPFAFNYGSNGVPAKNANGDVTGCYVGFCVGGDQSGHVGSGTSLQSGLERINGYTRIGYDIAPDTELYLTANIAQVKTNNQPNPGASKDNLVIQCVNPFLPLSVQSQCAGAGITQFRYGLSNAILPNIKVNTDRRQYRFVGGLKGKAEIFGDSWTYDLYYEHGINVTDINVDNISLNGRYNQAINAVRLNGEIVCADAAARANGCQPINIFGNFRPSAAALSYIVPENGPFQHTRQTQDAAAASISGTPIDLWAGPLAIAAGIEWRQEAYRVRADPYGAGISDLSPSSATYPADAALLPAGNNWYAGNYKNGSGKYNVVESFVELNLPLLDSDTLGRANVNGAGRATRYSTSGVVYAWKVGGTWDTPLSGFRLRAVTSRDVRAPNLSELFAAPTTTTVPNFTDPFNKTQVLIIQNTIGNTGLRPEIARSTELGAVLAQPSWLPGLSLSFDYYDIKVDDVVSSLSAQQIVNLCFEGNTDTCGAFNLQNAAGPNFVNVQAFNLASIQTRGFDIEASYQWKRPLGLDGNVTLRGLGTHVIEFVTDSGLTGVKPVDSAGANSGATPSWKWLAMQTFENDSFSLLLQERWFSDGVYGNQYVVCAPGTCPRSTNDNPTIDFNRMKGAFYFDIGATVNVTRQVSMFVKVDNVFDHDPEPSPQTNTGLDVNPALYDTLGRFFRVGVRGRF; from the coding sequence ATGGGCAAGGCACGTCAATCGGAGAAATTTGGTAACGCTACCAGCACGGCGGCGCTCGCGCTGATGCTGCTCGCGACCCCTGCTGCGGCCCAACAAGCGGGCGCGCTGCCGGAGTCGACGCGCTCGGCCGCACCGGCGACGCCGGACACCGCGCTCACCGCGACGACGCCAGCCGCGCAAGAGGACGCGCCCGTCGCCGCCTCCGACATCGTCGTCACCGGCACGCGCATCACCGCCAGTGGCTTCAACGCGCCGACGCCCACCACCGTGATCGGCGAGGCGCAGATCCAGCAGAACGCGCAGCCCAACATCTTCACCACCGTCGCGCAGCTCCCGTCGCTACAGGGCTCGACCGGCGCGGCGACCGGTACGTTCAGCACCTCCAGCGGCGCGCAGGGGTTGAGTTCCTTCTCGCTGCGCGGCCTCGGCACGATCCGCACGCTGACCCTGCTTGATGGCCAGCGCGTGGTCGGCGCGAACGTGACCGGCGTGCCCGACATCAGCCAGTTCCCGCAATTGCTGATCAAGCGCGTCGACATCGTCACCGGCGGCGCCTCGGCGTCCTATGGTTCTGACGCGGTCGGCGGCGTCATCAACTTCATCACCGACACGCGTTTTCAAGGCGCCAAGTTCAACGCGCAGACCGGCGTCTCCAGCTATGGCGACGGCGGACAGGCGCTGGTGCAGGCGGCGCTCGGCAAAAGCTTCGCGGGCGACCGGCTGCACATTGTGCTCAGCGGCGAATATGCCAAGGATCAGGGCGTCGGCCCGGGCAATTTCGGCGAGACGCTGGCGAGTGGGCGCGACTGGTATCGTGCGACGACCTTCGTCGACACCGGCGTGCGCGACAGCACCAACCCGCAGTTCCTGGTCCGCGACCACGGGCAGGCTTACAAATATACGAAGTACGGCCTGATCAATAACGGACCGCTGCAAGGGATCGCCTTCGACGGCGAGGGACGGCCGTTCGCGTTCAACTATGGTTCGAACGGCGTTCCCGCGAAAAATGCCAACGGCGACGTCACGGGCTGCTATGTAGGTTTTTGCGTCGGCGGCGACCAGTCGGGGCATGTCGGATCTGGCACGTCGCTGCAATCGGGGCTGGAGCGGATCAACGGCTATACGCGGATCGGCTACGACATCGCACCGGATACCGAATTGTACCTGACCGCCAACATCGCGCAGGTAAAGACCAACAACCAGCCGAACCCGGGCGCGTCCAAGGACAATCTGGTCATCCAGTGCGTCAATCCGTTCCTGCCGCTGTCGGTGCAGAGCCAGTGCGCGGGCGCGGGCATCACGCAATTCCGCTATGGCCTGAGCAACGCCATCCTTCCCAACATCAAGGTCAACACCGATCGTCGCCAGTATCGCTTCGTCGGTGGCCTGAAGGGCAAGGCCGAGATCTTCGGCGATAGCTGGACGTACGACCTGTATTACGAGCACGGCATCAACGTCACCGACATCAATGTCGACAACATCAGCCTGAACGGCCGCTACAATCAGGCGATCAACGCCGTGCGGCTGAACGGCGAGATCGTCTGCGCCGATGCGGCCGCGCGCGCCAACGGATGCCAGCCGATCAACATCTTCGGCAACTTCCGCCCGTCCGCCGCCGCGCTGTCGTACATCGTGCCGGAGAATGGCCCGTTCCAGCATACGCGCCAGACGCAGGATGCGGCGGCGGCCAGCATCTCCGGCACGCCGATCGACCTGTGGGCCGGGCCGCTGGCGATCGCCGCAGGTATCGAGTGGCGGCAGGAGGCGTATCGCGTCCGCGCCGATCCGTACGGTGCCGGCATCTCGGACCTGAGCCCCAGCTCGGCGACCTACCCGGCCGACGCCGCGCTGCTGCCCGCAGGCAACAATTGGTATGCCGGCAATTACAAGAACGGGTCGGGCAAGTATAACGTGGTCGAGAGCTTCGTTGAGCTCAATCTGCCGCTGCTGGATTCCGACACGTTGGGGCGCGCCAACGTGAACGGCGCCGGGCGCGCGACGCGTTACTCCACCTCGGGCGTGGTCTATGCCTGGAAGGTCGGCGGCACGTGGGACACGCCGCTCAGCGGCTTCCGCCTGCGCGCGGTCACGTCGCGCGACGTGCGTGCGCCGAACCTGTCGGAGCTGTTCGCGGCGCCGACGACGACCACGGTCCCGAACTTCACCGATCCGTTCAACAAGACGCAGGTGCTGATCATCCAGAACACGATCGGCAACACCGGCCTGCGTCCGGAAATCGCGCGCAGCACCGAACTGGGCGCGGTACTGGCGCAACCGTCGTGGTTGCCGGGGCTGAGCCTGTCGTTCGACTATTACGACATCAAGGTCGACGACGTCGTCTCGTCACTGTCGGCGCAGCAGATCGTGAACCTGTGCTTCGAGGGCAATACCGACACGTGCGGCGCCTTCAACCTGCAGAACGCCGCCGGACCGAACTTCGTCAACGTGCAGGCATTCAACCTCGCGTCGATCCAGACGCGCGGCTTCGACATCGAGGCGAGCTATCAGTGGAAGCGCCCGCTGGGGCTGGACGGCAATGTCACGCTGCGCGGACTGGGGACGCATGTCATCGAATTCGTCACGGACTCCGGGCTGACCGGGGTGAAGCCGGTCGACTCCGCAGGCGCGAACAGCGGCGCGACGCCAAGCTGGAAGTGGCTGGCGATGCAGACGTTCGAAAACGACAGTTTCAGCCTGCTGCTGCAGGAGCGCTGGTTCAGCGACGGCGTGTACGGCAACCAATATGTGGTCTGCGCACCCGGCACCTGCCCGCGCTCCACCAACGACAATCCGACGATCGACTTCAACCGGATGAAGGGTGCGTTCTACTTCGACATCGGCGCGACGGTGAACGTCACCAGGCAGGTGAGCATGTTCGTGAAGGTCGACAACGTCTTCGACCACGACCCGGAACCGTCTCCGCAGACCAACACCGGGCTCGACGTGAACCCGGCGCTCTACGACACGCTCGGCCGCTTCTTCCGTGTCGGCGTGCGTGGACGGTTTTAG
- a CDS encoding gluconokinase has product MEQASGRAHDPVAIVVMGVSGTGKSTLGTLLAQRWHAPFLEGDAYHSPASVAKMEAGVPLTDEDRWPWLDRLGAALGAAAVEGGVAIAACSALRRCYRERLESAAGVPLRYAFLDTDRAAIAQRMDARSGHYMPASLLDSQLATLERPSPDEAALRLDAARAPAALAREVRDWVGPVSASAEPVSSARWR; this is encoded by the coding sequence GTGGAGCAGGCAAGCGGCAGGGCGCACGATCCCGTGGCGATCGTGGTGATGGGGGTGAGCGGAACGGGCAAGTCGACGCTCGGCACGTTGCTGGCGCAGCGGTGGCACGCGCCGTTCCTGGAAGGTGACGCTTATCATTCGCCCGCCAGCGTCGCGAAGATGGAGGCGGGGGTGCCGCTGACCGACGAGGACCGCTGGCCGTGGCTCGACCGGCTCGGCGCGGCGCTTGGCGCTGCGGCGGTAGAGGGCGGCGTGGCGATCGCGGCGTGCTCGGCGCTGCGTCGTTGCTATCGCGAGCGGCTGGAGTCGGCGGCCGGCGTGCCGCTGCGCTACGCCTTCCTCGATACCGACCGCGCCGCGATCGCACAGCGCATGGACGCGCGCAGCGGGCATTATATGCCGGCCAGCCTGCTCGACAGCCAGTTGGCGACGCTTGAGCGACCATCGCCGGATGAAGCGGCGCTGCGTCTGGATGCCGCGCGCGCTCCCGCGGCATTGGCGCGCGAGGTGCGCGACTGGGTAGGGCCGGTGTCCGCCAGCGCCGAACCGGTATCCAGCGCTCGCTGGCGCTGA
- a CDS encoding FadR/GntR family transcriptional regulator produces the protein MSEGRLADRAYTAIVRIINDEALRAGDRLPSEARLAELFGMSRTIVREALARLASDGITEARRGAGSYVKRRPSERLGTHLPMDALAATLGTYEVRFVLEAESARLAALRRSNEQLETIEAALEALRGALFSNAPAHDEDWQLHRAVVIATGNAAFVPVFDHLHDSVMHILRAGVDISRSRPPQVIGAMMEEHDAIVDAIRVRDADGAALAMRWHLSQGRKRLMP, from the coding sequence GTGAGCGAGGGACGACTGGCCGATCGCGCCTATACGGCGATCGTGCGCATCATCAACGACGAGGCGCTGCGCGCCGGCGACCGGCTGCCGTCGGAGGCGCGGCTGGCGGAGCTGTTCGGCATGTCGCGAACGATCGTGCGCGAGGCGCTGGCGCGACTGGCATCGGACGGCATCACCGAGGCGCGGCGCGGCGCGGGCAGTTACGTCAAGCGCCGCCCGTCGGAGCGGCTCGGCACGCACCTGCCGATGGATGCGCTGGCCGCGACGCTGGGGACATACGAGGTGCGCTTCGTGCTGGAGGCGGAGTCGGCGCGACTGGCGGCGCTGCGGCGGTCGAACGAGCAACTCGAAACGATCGAGGCTGCGCTGGAGGCGCTGCGCGGTGCCCTGTTCTCGAACGCGCCCGCGCATGACGAGGATTGGCAGTTGCACCGGGCCGTCGTGATCGCCACCGGCAATGCCGCCTTCGTGCCGGTGTTCGATCACCTGCACGACAGCGTCATGCACATCCTGCGCGCCGGGGTCGACATCTCGCGGTCGCGCCCGCCGCAAGTGATCGGCGCGATGATGGAGGAGCATGACGCGATCGTCGACGCGATCCGCGTCCGCGACGCCGACGGCGCAGCGCTCGCGATGCGCTGGCACCTGTCGCAGGGGCGCAAGCGGCTGATGCCGTAG
- a CDS encoding alpha-L-fucosidase, whose product MNRRDALSTIGLAGGLAGIGAGVPGAAMAQGAAMAQGAAASRPFTPDWPSLVAGYRAPDWFRDAKFGMWAHWSAQCVPEEGDWYARDMYLQGSRAYKAHVAKYGHPADVGFIEIVGKWKGERWDPARLLDLYKRAGARYFVALANHHDNVDTYASSHHPWNTTRIGPKKDIIGIWEKLARERGLRFGVSNHSAHAWHWYQTAYGYDPEGPRAGERYDAYRLTAADGRGKAWQGLDPQTLYTGRTIPLPDGIRTIAEANAVHERSDRIWTEWAAPEAAAFVRNWALRCRELVEKYRPDLIYLDNFDLPFNEVGLEMAAHYYNANRAWNGGKLEAVLNVKMVPAEKRLGLVEDVERGGKSHIETYPWQTDTCLGNWHYDRALYDRDGYKSAATVIHTLCDVVSKNGNLLLSVPVRGDGSIDEKEERIVEDIAAWMGRYGSAIYGSRPWRLHGEGPTRPASGMFAEGGPVSPYNARDIRYVRKGAAVHALVLGWPDDGIVRLSLLGSGTPIGRGDVRRVTLPGDNAPLRFRRTADALEVDVPAARRNPIGLALVIEGNGLTAGSLGEPG is encoded by the coding sequence ATGAACCGCCGCGATGCACTTTCCACGATCGGATTGGCGGGAGGGCTGGCGGGCATCGGCGCCGGCGTGCCCGGGGCGGCGATGGCACAGGGTGCGGCGATGGCACAGGGCGCGGCGGCGTCGCGTCCGTTCACGCCGGATTGGCCGTCGCTCGTCGCCGGCTATCGCGCGCCCGACTGGTTCCGCGACGCGAAGTTCGGGATGTGGGCGCATTGGAGCGCACAATGCGTGCCCGAGGAGGGCGACTGGTACGCGCGGGACATGTACCTGCAGGGCTCACGGGCGTATAAGGCACATGTCGCCAAATACGGCCACCCCGCCGACGTCGGCTTCATCGAGATCGTCGGCAAGTGGAAGGGCGAGCGCTGGGACCCGGCGCGGCTGCTCGACCTCTACAAGCGAGCCGGCGCCAGGTATTTCGTGGCGCTGGCCAATCACCACGACAATGTCGATACCTACGCGTCGAGCCACCACCCGTGGAACACCACGCGGATCGGGCCGAAGAAGGACATCATCGGCATCTGGGAGAAGCTGGCGCGTGAGCGGGGGCTGCGCTTCGGCGTGTCGAACCACAGCGCGCACGCGTGGCACTGGTATCAGACCGCTTACGGCTATGATCCCGAAGGGCCGCGTGCCGGCGAGCGTTACGACGCCTATCGCCTGACCGCCGCGGATGGCCGCGGCAAGGCGTGGCAGGGGCTGGACCCGCAGACGCTCTACACCGGCCGCACAATCCCGTTGCCCGACGGCATCCGGACGATCGCCGAAGCCAATGCCGTCCATGAGCGCTCCGATCGCATCTGGACCGAATGGGCGGCGCCGGAGGCGGCGGCGTTCGTCCGCAACTGGGCGCTGCGGTGTCGCGAGCTGGTCGAGAAGTATCGCCCGGATCTCATCTATCTCGACAATTTCGACCTGCCGTTCAACGAAGTCGGGCTGGAGATGGCGGCGCATTACTACAATGCCAATCGCGCGTGGAACGGCGGCAAGCTCGAAGCGGTGCTGAACGTTAAGATGGTGCCGGCGGAGAAGCGCCTCGGGCTGGTCGAGGATGTCGAGCGCGGGGGCAAGTCGCACATCGAGACCTATCCGTGGCAGACCGATACCTGCCTCGGCAACTGGCATTACGATCGTGCCCTGTACGACCGCGATGGCTACAAGAGCGCCGCCACGGTCATCCACACGCTCTGCGACGTCGTGTCGAAGAACGGCAATCTGCTGCTCAGCGTGCCCGTGCGCGGTGACGGATCGATCGACGAGAAGGAGGAGCGGATCGTCGAGGACATCGCCGCCTGGATGGGCCGCTATGGCAGTGCGATCTACGGCAGCCGTCCGTGGCGGCTGCACGGGGAGGGGCCGACCCGTCCGGCCTCCGGCATGTTCGCGGAGGGCGGACCGGTGTCGCCCTACAATGCGCGCGACATCCGCTATGTCCGCAAGGGTGCGGCGGTGCACGCCCTGGTGCTGGGCTGGCCGGACGACGGCATCGTGCGCCTGTCGCTGCTCGGGAGCGGTACGCCGATCGGGCGCGGCGACGTGCGCCGCGTGACCTTGCCGGGCGACAATGCGCCGCTCCGCTTCCGGCGGACCGCGGATGCGCTGGAGGTCGACGTGCCGGCGGCGCGACGCAACCCGATCGGCCTTGCGCTGGTGATCGAGGGGAATGGACTCACCGCGGGCAGTCTGGGCGAACCCGGCTGA
- a CDS encoding glycosyl hydrolase family 28-related protein, whose amino-acid sequence MRAGWLIGAAMAAVLASPAMAAPGASVYQTLPDDPRAIVVKGVGDGRADDSLALQQAIDAAAADGNGGVVFVPSGTYRITRTIFVRSAVRLFGIGKTRPQIVLGDNTAGFGSGVAAMVAFTGEDQYRVGKAPVPPRTSVPFDPAIFDATSSTFYSALSNIDFRIGAGNSGAVAVRFRVAQHGYLRHVDFHIGSGLAGVYQAGNEFEDLRFFGGRYGIMSEKTSPAWQFTLIDSEFAGQRDAAIREHEVDLTLVNVAIRDTPVGIEIDRGYSDSLWGKQVRFEKVSRAAVVISEENSVYTQIGFDDAIAIDTPTFARFRDSGKTIEGKGVRYRVADFSHGVKLAGLGTIGETATDVTMTPLTRVPKRPANAIRALPPVREWANAHDLGVKGDDATDDTVALQRAIDTHRIVYLPMGRYRVTDTLRLRPDSVLIALHPSLTHVYLPDETPAFSGVGGAKALIESARGGNAILHGLGLWTGAINRRATALSWKAGAASEVNDVKIQGGGGTLLTKGSPINQNDPRARPDGQYPSIMVTDGGGGTFAAIWSPNTLASAGFHVSDTSTPGHVYQLSAEHHYRAEIVLDNVRNWEFLAPQTEQEVRDGVNAVSTEFHNSRDILFANYHGYRVTRTIKPMDAAVKLFNSGDIRFRNVHVNAESGFASCDTKGCGTYLRASKYPFENAIKDMTRRQEVREREFAKLDVPPAPASATADSAIPVTAGVTKLADGFYSIAGGAVDAKGKLYFIDRFFQRIHGFTPADGLTTVSDAPLDPVNLAVDRSGRLLVQSSAGRDGSVYSIDPGRPADVRVIARTAVRERSKALTLLPVNVWANGEFADRIDPATLEYPPIAAFFTSKLGEAKPQEYVSPDGSLALPAFRVWNQGPDDHLGWRWSDTLDAYGLVGAAPGARVTLTNASENLTYSGLVGAGGQVTDLKVAAPRGGESVARDAAGNLYVANGQVFVYAPDGSLTRRIDVPERPLQLLLGGVDGKTLYILGHHSLYGITL is encoded by the coding sequence ATGCGGGCAGGGTGGCTGATCGGGGCGGCGATGGCCGCGGTGCTGGCGAGCCCGGCGATGGCGGCGCCCGGCGCGTCCGTCTACCAGACGCTGCCCGACGATCCGCGCGCGATCGTCGTAAAGGGCGTCGGCGACGGGCGTGCCGACGATAGCCTGGCGCTGCAACAGGCGATCGATGCCGCGGCTGCCGACGGCAATGGCGGGGTCGTGTTCGTGCCGTCCGGCACTTACCGGATCACGCGGACGATCTTCGTGCGCTCGGCGGTGCGGCTGTTCGGTATCGGCAAGACGCGCCCGCAGATCGTGCTCGGCGACAATACTGCTGGCTTCGGCAGCGGCGTGGCGGCGATGGTCGCCTTCACCGGCGAGGACCAGTATCGCGTCGGCAAGGCGCCCGTTCCACCACGCACCAGCGTGCCGTTCGACCCGGCGATCTTCGATGCGACCTCCAGCACATTCTACTCCGCGTTGTCGAACATCGATTTCCGGATCGGCGCGGGCAATTCCGGCGCGGTGGCGGTACGCTTCCGCGTCGCGCAGCACGGTTACCTCCGCCACGTCGATTTTCACATCGGATCGGGCCTCGCCGGCGTCTACCAGGCCGGCAACGAGTTCGAGGACCTGCGCTTCTTCGGTGGCCGCTATGGCATCATGTCCGAAAAGACGTCGCCCGCATGGCAGTTCACGCTGATCGATTCCGAATTCGCCGGCCAGCGCGACGCCGCGATCCGCGAGCATGAGGTCGACCTGACGCTCGTCAACGTCGCGATCCGCGACACGCCGGTCGGGATCGAGATCGACCGCGGCTATTCGGATTCGCTCTGGGGCAAGCAGGTGCGGTTCGAGAAGGTGTCGCGCGCCGCGGTGGTGATCTCCGAGGAGAACAGCGTCTACACGCAGATCGGCTTCGACGACGCGATCGCGATCGACACGCCGACCTTCGCGCGTTTCCGCGACTCCGGCAAGACGATCGAGGGGAAGGGCGTGCGCTACCGCGTCGCCGACTTCTCGCACGGGGTGAAACTCGCCGGGCTGGGCACGATCGGCGAAACCGCGACCGACGTGACGATGACACCGCTGACGCGCGTGCCGAAGCGCCCCGCCAACGCGATCCGCGCGCTGCCGCCGGTGCGCGAGTGGGCGAACGCGCACGATCTGGGTGTGAAGGGCGACGACGCCACCGACGACACCGTCGCCTTGCAGCGCGCGATCGACACCCACCGCATCGTTTACCTGCCGATGGGGCGCTATCGCGTCACCGACACGCTCCGGTTGCGCCCCGACAGCGTCCTGATCGCGCTCCATCCGAGCCTGACGCACGTCTACCTGCCCGATGAGACCCCCGCCTTTTCCGGCGTCGGCGGCGCGAAGGCGCTGATCGAAAGTGCCAGGGGCGGCAATGCGATCCTCCACGGTCTGGGGCTGTGGACCGGCGCGATCAACCGCCGCGCGACCGCGTTGTCATGGAAGGCGGGCGCGGCGTCCGAGGTCAACGACGTCAAGATCCAGGGCGGCGGCGGAACGCTGCTGACGAAGGGTAGCCCGATCAACCAGAACGACCCGCGCGCACGGCCGGACGGGCAATATCCCAGCATCATGGTCACCGACGGCGGTGGCGGTACCTTCGCGGCGATCTGGTCACCCAACACATTGGCCTCGGCGGGCTTTCACGTGTCCGACACCAGCACGCCGGGGCACGTCTACCAATTGTCGGCGGAGCATCACTACCGCGCCGAGATCGTGCTCGACAACGTCCGCAATTGGGAGTTCCTTGCGCCGCAGACCGAGCAGGAGGTCCGCGACGGCGTGAATGCCGTCTCGACCGAATTCCACAATTCGCGCGACATCCTGTTCGCCAACTACCACGGTTATCGCGTCACGCGGACGATCAAACCGATGGACGCGGCGGTGAAGCTGTTCAATTCCGGCGATATTCGCTTTCGCAACGTCCATGTAAATGCGGAGAGCGGCTTCGCGAGCTGCGATACGAAGGGCTGCGGCACCTACCTGCGCGCCAGCAAATATCCGTTCGAGAATGCAATCAAGGACATGACCCGGCGGCAGGAGGTGCGCGAGCGTGAATTCGCGAAGCTCGACGTGCCGCCCGCCCCGGCGAGCGCCACCGCGGACTCCGCGATCCCGGTCACGGCCGGTGTGACGAAGCTGGCAGACGGCTTCTATTCAATCGCCGGCGGGGCGGTGGACGCGAAGGGCAAGCTGTACTTTATCGATCGCTTCTTCCAGCGCATTCACGGCTTTACGCCCGCCGACGGGCTGACCACCGTCTCCGATGCGCCACTCGACCCGGTGAATCTGGCGGTGGATCGCTCCGGGCGGCTGCTGGTGCAATCGTCGGCGGGACGCGACGGCAGCGTCTATAGCATCGACCCCGGCAGGCCCGCTGACGTCCGCGTGATCGCGCGCACGGCGGTGCGCGAGCGCAGCAAGGCGCTGACGCTGCTGCCCGTCAACGTTTGGGCCAATGGCGAGTTCGCCGACCGGATCGACCCTGCGACGCTCGAATATCCGCCGATCGCCGCTTTCTTCACGTCGAAACTGGGCGAAGCCAAGCCGCAGGAATATGTCTCGCCGGATGGCTCGTTGGCGCTGCCGGCATTCCGGGTCTGGAACCAGGGGCCGGACGATCATCTCGGCTGGCGCTGGTCGGACACGCTCGACGCTTACGGGCTCGTCGGCGCGGCACCGGGGGCGCGCGTGACGCTGACCAATGCGTCGGAAAACCTTACCTATAGCGGGCTCGTCGGCGCTGGCGGTCAGGTGACCGACCTGAAGGTGGCGGCGCCACGCGGCGGCGAAAGCGTCGCACGCGATGCGGCCGGCAACCTGTATGTCGCGAACGGGCAGGTGTTCGTCTATGCGCCCGACGGGTCGCTGACGCGGCGCATCGACGTGCCGGAACGGCCGTTGCAATTGCTGCTGGGCGGCGTCGATGGGAAGACGCTCTACATCCTTGGCCACCACAGCCTGTATGGGATCACGCTCTGA
- a CDS encoding helix-turn-helix domain-containing protein — protein MVAIAQEMPLADEAALEVQLTPTQLKVMRGVHSGLLNKQIAFDLGIAEATVKAHMTALMRKLNVRNRTQVAIVAQALNDGMAVHGVA, from the coding sequence ATGGTAGCGATCGCGCAGGAGATGCCGCTGGCCGATGAGGCCGCGCTGGAGGTGCAATTGACCCCGACGCAGCTGAAGGTGATGCGCGGTGTCCATTCGGGCTTGCTCAACAAACAGATCGCGTTCGATCTCGGCATCGCGGAGGCGACCGTGAAGGCGCATATGACCGCGCTGATGCGCAAGCTGAACGTGCGCAACCGCACGCAGGTGGCGATCGTGGCGCAGGCATTGAACGACGGGATGGCGGTCCACGGCGTGGCCTGA